One Plasmodium sp. gorilla clade G2 genome assembly, chromosome: 12 genomic window carries:
- a CDS encoding high mobility group protein B3, putative yields MDGAIELLPNVKNDHFLENKNLRNEYNKLYMQRHYHINNHTTNNDNIYNNIICNNNNYNINYIHTCNSNVSNHTVHGCTSQRKLFNKYKILLNLPRNILSKKYWSNNSSTRFEKKNIKNKDFKYKIIKNTIIKDKAKNFMLSLLNKNIYNNIYEENKINHSNEEKVKGLNENYDPLNNLKISNKNEQQEINEQHKNVIITYKETNKCVNNVNEKDLNSNKVYDIIYDNTKDLNNFELKEKTKNGRIDFDMQNVQLRSADIEEGERVTDKNDANDKNSNYSKENEDIGDNTNDGNNNNNDSNNNSNNNDDNDNDDNYNNDDDDNNDDDNNDDDNNDDDNNDDDNNDDDNNDDDNNDDNNNDDDNNNDDNNNNNDNNNNNDNNNDDNNKKNEYKTYYEKIKELKSNVFIKEYKNSEKFIKKKILKYICKNEIIENVSNVFNYVKNIYFVIIKNEKMMFYFLYNTKDVLNNIIYMENENEVSYNDSKFLLYFLLNEEEIYKKLFEKLNLDIEKERLISKLKKINHKFNELKYDFEKNLHKNNIHQIYFMKKRKIFINNMKGLQFNKNAFNTSGAATTISGLKMVSLKNVIPKLYNCKDYKRTNHFFFNMYENISKENNGMDNVNDINKKNINHQNIGKKDEEKYLPPEEQVKKRKKKTTQQNNKKNNMKSNNFTLDGNNDTIGNINNNNVNNNIIINDNNNNDDNNNDDDNNNDDNDNNDDNNNNNKEEVVKKPAIRGITSFTLFAREKRKELLDQKIYLGSSLTEQTSAVAKIWNNLSDEQKKEWAVKASKINEENFLLQKKKKKRKFTAFSIFAREKRKEYKEKNIDMGITLAQQNSHVSKLWKQLTAEEKNKYKVLSNTVNATIAKAYSKSELSGRTGERGSGFKGRIKALDNMMSQHYANNNILNNNNNNNKNDDTVKKSNMNNINVNENINVTYGKNVTNVDNVGNVQNMQNIQNVQNIQNIQNIQNMQNMQNMQNMPNMPNGHINNNHISYGANSNVSTMHHTNNTHMSHLNYNYYNQTNIGNNNTYQDNNTTLPNNHNTYTMNMSVPANQNITDKPAMDHIPTMNALHTYASNFNGNMCNASTNVINNNININSINSINSINNVNSMNSMNNVNNINNIINNNHNSSSSSSVIAPACDIMTDDHLNSAATTTGTISTTYNGMATNNMNNKNTNPVMMMMVNKELNHINVKNNNSNVDIHQLKGDNNMNNNNIMRDNNLVNGDIINNQSVNNNINFNTFQMNYKNVEHNTHMNNEAYQNIDVSQVDDLMLKKKLKKDEKIKVKEKKNVLRIFDKQRKQLIQDEKKMDKIQINENQYNNTTLYYPPTHLMNNNINNNINNNQYDISTNQYINEPHANHMNYYNNVDNKMVTTNVTNNMMNFNNTKNIHMANIQMGTINNIDNVNNVNHINNMNNGNNLNYNNHYVPYNHINQVVVTRKEKNIQMNNNNNNIINNNNNMFVNNNNNKNASMNNYHKYQQDNMNNNIIKNDQGNNNMNNYNNYPYNNIYFNGTVNHGKMPPMQNGNVIKHMEEKEININLNVQTKKLEKKNFNKIMNMNEETIYKNNNEINYIQKNNVHYNQMNDNNMNNKTIHAHHIHKDNMNNMNNINNINNMNNINNINNMNKHFDSHVLKKRAGDINPNDGNYFNEKLKIQNSLNDDFFDFTTTNNNCETIHSTTTQENINLNNTINNDLNMDINSNHNMNYTNNELNKNNTYYYPYNKNNMNNNNINNNDNNYAALVNTKNLIYYPEQNFSQNIGKDNQHIYYDTDLDKPERSFQDTEIVRPQNKFFYNNPSHFLELVNNKIIKKKKNPKSSLSNVFNEETCTIWDLVMKNKKKKIKKKRDKKREREGCGNDNYNEFNEMRNIENDYNNFDLMMLNNDLNDYLKDTNRNENNEDDIFNSILNNIDDNNIYNNNNNKQIDILNDNDNIIEENRKNDNMENLPEDDNNNCDDFLNLLNIGSSNFSNKLNINEHGDVIYDEKKRFGANNLINENNNNNDKLGLLMEKKNEINQNLNKSQIEKYNYAYKKSKLCKWTDEETDKFYQAIEMFGIDLMMVRALIPKFNDKQIRDKYKKEKKSNPLKIEQAIKKNREINLDAYENEHGKIDHSTHYMYSEYSSSDEKNDNNNNNVKTFTNVTGESEINILTIFDDKNENANIDDEYAANEEPSEFNVLTFF; encoded by the exons atggatggTGCCATTGAACTTTTGCCTAATGTAAAGAATGATCattttttagaaaataaaaatctaagaaatgaatataataagttATATATGCAAAGACactatcatataaataaccatactacaaataatgataacatatataataacataatatgtaataataataattataatattaattatattcacACATGTAATAGTAATGTATCTAATCATACTGTCCATGGGTGTACTAGCCAAAGAAAgctttttaataaatataaaattttgttaAATCTTCCAAGAAATATactatcaaaaaaatattggtCCAATAACTCTAGTACTAGgtttgaaaagaaaaatataaaaaataaagatttcAAATACAAGATTATTAAGAATACCATAATTAAAGATAAGGCAAAAAACTTCATGTTgtctttattaaataaaaatatatataataatatatatgaagaaaataaaataaaccactctaatgaagaaaaagtaAAGGGTctaaatgaaaattatgaCCCCCTaaacaatttaaaaataagtaataaaaatgaacagCAAGAAATTAATGAACAGCATAAAAATGTTATCATCACATATAAAGAAACAAACAAATGTGTAAACAATGTAAATGAAAAGGATTTAAATAGTAATAAAGTTTacgatataatatatgataatacaaaggacttaaataattttgaattaaaggaaaaaacaaaaaatggtAGAATCGATTTTGATATGCAAAACGTGCAATTACGTAGTGCTGACATAGAAGAGGGAGAGCGAGTAACCGACAAAAATGATGCGAATGATAAGAATAGTAATTATtctaaagaaaatgaagatataggagataatacaaatgatggtaataataataataatgatagtaataataatagtaataataatgatgataatgataatgatgataattataataatgatgatgatgataataatgatgatgataataacgatgatgataataatgatgatgataataacgatgatgataataatgatgatgataataacgatgatgataataatgatgataataataacgatgatgataataataatgatgataataataataataatgacaataataataataatgacaataataatgatgataataataaaaaaaatgaatacaaAACTTATTacgaaaaaattaaagaactAAAATCTAACGTGTTCATTAAAGAATATAAGAATTCGGAAaagtttataaaaaagaaaatcttaaaatatatatgtaaaaatgaGATAATAGAAAATGTGAGTAACGTTTTTAACtatgttaaaaatatatatttcgttattataaaaaatgagaaaatgatgttttattttttatataatacaaaagatgtattaaataatattatatatatggaaaacGAAAATGAAGTAAGTTATAATGATAGTAAATTTCtgttatattttctattaaatgaagaagaaatatataaaaaattatttgaaaaattaaatttggATATTGAAAAAGAAAGATTAATAtcgaaattaaaaaaaataaatcataaatttaatgaattaaaatatgATTTTGAGAAAAacttacataaaaataatatacatcaaatatattttatgaagaaaagaaaaatatttattaataatatgaaaggattacaatttaataaaaatgcatTTAATACATCAGGTGCTGCTACAACTATATCAGGATTAAAAATGGTATccttaaaaaatgtaattcctaaattatataattgtaaagattataaaagaacgaatcatttcttttttaatatgtatgaAAATATCTCAAAGGAAAATAATGGTATGGATAATgtaaatgatattaataagaaaaatattaatcatCAAAATATTGGAAAgaaagatgaagaaaaatatttgcCTCCTGAAGAGCAAgtcaaaaaaagaaaaaagaaaaccaCACaacaaaataacaaaaagaataatatgaaaagtaATAACTTCACTCTTGATGGAAATAATGACACAATtggaaatataaacaataataatgttaataataatattattattaatgataacaataataatgatgataacaataatgatgatgataacaataatgatgataatgacaataatgatgataataataataataataaagaagaagtAGTAAAAAAACCAGCTATTAGAGGTATTACTTCATTTACCTTATTTGCtagagaaaaaagaaaagaattactagatcaaaaaatatatcttggTAGCTCTTTAACAGAACAAACATCAGCAGTTGCTAAAATATGGAATAATCTAAGTGATGAACAAAAGAAAGAATGGGCTGTTAAGGCCTCTAAAATTAATGAAGAAAACtttttattacaaaaaaaaaaaaaaaaaagaaaatttactGCTTTCAGTATATTTGCcagagaaaaaagaaaagaatataaagaaaaaaatatcgATATGGGTATAACCTTAGCACAACAAAATTCTCATGTGTCCAAATTATGGAAACAGCTAACAgcagaagaaaaaaataaatataaagtcTTATCAAATACAGTTAATGCAACTATAGCTAAAGCTTATAGTAAAAGTGAATTAAGTGGAAGAACAGGAGAAAGAGGTAGTGGTTTCAAGGGAAGAATCAAAGCATTAGATAATATGATGAGTCAGCATTatgcaaataataatattttaaataataataataataataataaaaatgatgatactgtaaaaaaaagtaatatgaacaatattaatgtaaatgaaaatataaatgtaacaTATGGAAAAAATGTAACAAACGTAGACAATGTCGGAAATGTACAGAATATgcaaaatattcaaaatgttcagaatattcaaaatattcaaaatattcaaaatatgcAAAATATGCAAAACATGCAAAATATGCCAAATATGCCAAATGGTCATATCAATAATAACCATATTTCTTATGGTGCTAATTCTAATGTATCCACGATGCATCATACGAATAATACACATATGTCTCAtctaaattataattattataatcaaacAAATATAGGAAATAATAACACATATCAGGATAATAATACTACACTTCCTAATAATCATAACACTTATACTATGAATATGTCTGTACCAGCTAACCAAAATATAACTGATAAGCCAGCTATGGATCATATACCAACAATGAATGCACTACACACATATGCAAGTAATTTTAATGGAAATATGTGTAATGCATCAACAAATGTAATTAACAAcaacataaatattaatagtattaATAGTATTAATAGTATTAATAATGTGAATAGTATGAATAGTATGAATAATgtcaataatataaacaatattataaataataatcataatagtagtagtagtagcaGTGTTATTGCTCCTGCATGCGATATCATGACAGATGATCATCTGAACAGTGCAGCTACAACAACGGGTACAATATCTACTACATACAATGGCATGGCcacaaataatatgaataataaaaataccaACCCagtaatgatgatgatggtaaataaagaattaaatcatataaatgtaaagaataataattcaaatgtAGATATACACCAATTAAAGggagataataatatgaacaataataatattatgaggGACAATAATTTAGTGAATGGAGATATCATTAATAATCAAAgtgtaaataataacataaattttaatacattccaaatgaattataaaaatgttgaacataatacacatatgaataatgaaGCATATCAAAATATAGATGTATCACAAGTAGATGATTtgatgttaaaaaaaaaattaaaaaaagatgaaaaaataaaagtaaaagaaaaaaaaaatgtattaaggATATTTGATAAGCAAAGAAAACAATTAATacaagatgaaaaaaaaatggataaaattcaaataaatgaaaatcaGTACAATAATACAACATTATATTATCCCCCCACACActtaatgaataataatataaataataatataaataataaccaGTATGATATATCAAcaaatcaatatataaatgaaccCCACGCAAAtcatatgaattattataataatgtagaTAATAAAATGGTAACTACTAATGtaacaaataatatgatgaattttaataatactaaaaatattcatatggCAAATATTCAAATGGGAACAATTAATAACATTGACAATGTTAATAATGTGAaccatattaataatatgaacaatggAAATAACTTAAATTATAACAATCATTATGTTCcttataatcatataaatcaaGTTGTGGTTACtagaaaggaaaaaaatatacaaatgaataacaataataataatattattaataataataataatatgtttgtgaataacaataataataaaaatgctTCTATGAATAATTACCATAAATACCAACAGGACAATATGAACAacaacataataaaaaatgatcaaGGCAATAACAATATGaacaattataataattatccatataacaacatatattttaatggaACCGTAAACCATGGGAAAATGCCACCCATGCAAAATGGGAATGTTATAAAACATatggaagaaaaagaaataaatataaatcttaatgtacaaacaaaaaaattagaaaaaaaaaattttaacaaaataatgaatatgaatgaagagacaatatataaaaataataatgaaataaattatatacaaaaaaataatgtccATTATAATCAaatgaatgataataatatgaacaataaaaCGATACATGCTCATCATATACATAAGgacaatatgaataatatgaataacataaacaatataaacaatatgaataatataaacaatataaacaatatgaataaacaTTTTGATTCACATGTGTTGAAAAAAAGAGCTGGTGATATAAATCCAAATGATGGGAATTATTTTAAtgagaaattaaaaatacaaaattctttaaatgatgatttttttgattttactactacaaataataattgtgAAACCATACATAGTACAACAACtcaagaaaatattaatttaaataatactataaataatgatttaaATATGGATATTAATTCTAATCATAATATGAATTACACAAATAATGAGCTTAACAAGAATAACACATATTACTACccttataataaaaataatatgaataataataatattaataataatgataataattatgctGCCTTAGTGAATACCAAAAATCTCATATATTATCCTGAACAGAATTTTTCTCAGAATATTGGAAAAGACAAtcaacatatttattatgatacG gatTTGGATAAGCCCGAAAGATCTTTTCAAGATACCGAAATAGTTAGACCTcaaaacaaatttttttataataatccaTCACATTTTTTAGAATtagttaataataaaataataaaaaagaagaaaaatccCAAATCGTCTTTAAGTAATGTTTTTAatg AAGAAACGTGCACCATTTGGGACCTTGTCatgaagaacaaaaaaaaaaaaattaaaaaaaaaagggacaAGAAAAGAGAAAGGGAAGGATGTggtaatgataattataatgaatttAATGAAATGagaaatattgaaaatgattataataattttgatttGATGATGTTGAATAATGATTTGAACGATTATTTAAAGGACACAAATAGAAATGAGAATAATGAggatgatatatttaatagtatattgaataatatagacgacaataatatatataataataataataataagcaaatagatattttaaatgataacgataatattattgaggaaaatagaaaaaatgacAACATGGAAAATTTACCTGAGGATGATAATAACAATTGTgatgattttttaaatttattaaatatcgGTTCATCAAATTTTTCgaacaaattaaatataaatgaacatGGTGATGTTatttatgatgaaaaaaaaagatttggtgcaaataatttaataaatgaaaataataataataatgacaaaTTAGGTTTATTAatggaaaagaaaaatgaaatcAATCAAAACCTAAATAAATCTcaaattgaaaaatataattatgcatataaaaaaagtaaattgTGTAAATGGACAGATGAAGAAACAGATAAATTTTATCAGGCAATTGAAATGTTTGGTATAGATCTAATGATGGTAAGAGCCTTAATACCAAAATTTAATGATAAACAAATTagagataaatataaaaaggaaaaaaaatctAATCCATTAAAGATTGAGCAAgccattaaaaaaaacagagAAATCAATTTAGATGCATACGAAAATGAGCATGGAAAAATTGATCATTCGACTCATTATATGTATTCGGAGTATTCATCaagtgatgaaaaaaatg ataataataataataatgtcaAAACGTTCACAAATGTAACAGGAGAGTCCGAAATTAATATCCTTACAATTTTTGAtgacaaaaatgaaaatgctAATATTGATGATGAATATGCTGCAAATGAAGAACCTTCTGAATTTAATgttttaacatttttttaa
- a CDS encoding shewanella-like protein phosphatase 2 translates to MSISYLRNFSCIYIFLIIIWQFSYVYNESYSNIKWEHDLFSISDLHSDLDALKQILLNEKIIDEEDNAIRRNVLVVITGDVLDPTYDDIKILYFIQNYNIKAKPLNSQIQLILGNHEVKNICLDFSDQNRYVKEFEARNNLFKNGEMLYNYLLELPFIIKVNDILFSHASIMPYFAKYGIDEINNEGKNEIKNNCELFKLKKRSGQRFCVCCLHGPTFNRYFARARELPFRNHVCKSLSKTLKKLNAKKLVNGHTIQRNKKVNEYCKGSLILADTGISKWKYGVINYIQHFQDGTHKINYINMDIY, encoded by the coding sequence atgagTATATCATATTTAAGGAATTtttcatgtatatatatatttttgatcaTTATATGGCAATTTagttatgtatataatgaaagttattcaaatataaaatggGAACATGATTTATTTAGTATCAGTGATTTACATAGTGATTTGGATGCTTTAAAACagattttattaaatgagaaaataattgatgaagaagataatGCAATAAGACGAAATGTACTAGTGGTAATAACTGGTGATGTTTTAGACCCAActtatgatgatataaaaattttatattttattcaaaaCTATAATATAAAGGCAAAACCATTAAATTCACAAATACAATTAATATTAGGTAATCATGAAGTTAAAAACATTTGTCTAGATTTTAGTGACCAGAACAGATATGTAAAGGAATTTGAAGCcagaaataatttatttaaaaatggtgaaatgttatataattatttattggAACTACCTTTTATCATCAAAGTaaatgatattttattttcacatGCTAGTATAATGCCTTATTTTGCTAAATATGGTATTGATGAGATAAATAATGAAGGAaagaatgaaataaaaaataattgtgAATTATTCAAATTGAAAAAAAGGAGTGGTCAAAGATTCTGTGTTTGTTGTTTGCATGGACCGACATTTAATAGATATTTTGCTCGTGCTAGAGAATTACCTTTTAGAAATCATGTATGTAAATCTCTTTCTAAAAcactaaaaaaattaaatgccAAGAAATTGGTTAATGGACATACTATtcaaagaaataaaaaggtTAATGAATACTGTAAAGGAAGTCTTATATTGGCTGATACTGGTATAAGTAAATGGAAGTATGGtgttattaattatattcaaCATTTTCAGGATGGaacacataaaataaattatataaatatggatatatattaa
- a CDS encoding haloacid dehalogenase hydrolase, putative codes for MKNLDINTFDNIEDIPLGSSEQDPYDFFTLSDRNVMNSDMKKNIVQWNNRYSYNQLKNKDSLIMFLVEIFRSLFVSNCIDKNIDNVLLSIEEMFIDHYYNPQHSRLKYLIDDVGIFFTKLPITKAFHTYNKKYRITKRLYAPPTFNEVRHILNLAQILSLEEGLDLLTFDADETLYPDGHDFNDEVLASYISCLLKKMNIAIVTAASYNDDAEKYQKRLENLLKYFSKHNIKDGSYKNFYVMGGESNYLFKCNEEATLYSVPENEWRHYKKFVDYDTVQDILNISEKCLEKVIRDFGLCAQIQRKEKSIGLVPNKIPSLNVKNEQKNYMIKYEVLEEAVIRIKKEIIKNKITAPYCAFNGGQDLWVDVGNKAEGLLILQKLLKIQKKKCCHIGDQFLHSGNDFPTRFCSLTLWVSNPQETKACLKSILHLNIKSFIPEVLYENQ; via the exons atGAAGAATTTGGACATAAATACATTCGATAATATCGAGGATATTCCTTTAGGTTCTTCTGAACAAGACccatatgatttttttactttatcAGATAGAAatg TTATGAATTcagatatgaaaaaaaatattgttcAGTGGAATAATCGTTATAGCTACAATCAATTAAAAAACAAAGACAGTTTGATAATGTTTCTTGTAGAAATATTTAGATCTCTGTTTGTATCCAATTGTATTGAcaaaaatattgataatgtTTTATTAAGCATAGAAGAAATGTTTATTGATCATTACTATAATCCACAACATAGTCGATTGAAATATTTGATAGATGATGTTG gaatattttttacaaaattacCTATAACAAAGGCTTTTcacacatataataaaaaatatcgtATTACGAAAAGATTGTATGCTCCACCAACATTCAATGAAGTTAGACATATACTTAATCTTGCTcaa ATTTTGTCCCTTGAAGAAGGCCTAGATTTATTAACCTTTGATGCTGACGAAACACTATATCCGGATGGTCATGATTTTAATGATGAAGTTTTAGCTAGCTATATATCATGTTtattgaagaaaatgaacaTTGCCATAGTGACAGCAGCTT cTTACAACGATGATGCagaaaaatatcaaaaacGATTAGAgaatttgttaaaatatttttcgaAGCATAATATTAAAGATGGATCATATAAAAACTTTTATGTTATGGGTGGGGAAAgtaattatttattcaa atGTAACGAAGAAGCTACCTTATATTCTGTACCTGAAAATGAGTGGAGACATTATAAAAAGTTTGTTGATTATGATACTGTTcaggatatattaaatatatcggAGAAATGTTTAGAAAAAGTTATAAGAGATTTTGGCTTATGTGCACAAATtcaaagaaaagaaaaatcaaTTGGTTTGGTTCCTAATAAAATACCATctttaaatgtaaaaaatg AACAAAAGAATTACATGATAAAATATGAAGTATTGGAAGAAGCAGTAATTcgtataaaaaaagaaattataaaaaaca aAATAACAGCACCTTATTGTGCATTTAACGGAGGACAGGATTTATGGGTAGACGTTGGAAATAAAGCGGAAGGGctattaatattacaaaagttattaaaaatacaaaaaaagaaatgttgCCATATCGGTGACCAGTTCTTACACTCAGGAAATGATTTTCCAACaag ATTTTGTAGTTTAACATTATGGGTTAGCAACCCTCAAGAAACTAAAGCATGCTTAAAGAGTATATTGCATTTAAACATAAAATCATTTATTCCGGAagttttatatgaaaatcaataa